The following are encoded together in the Candidatus Dependentiae bacterium genome:
- a CDS encoding SMC family ATPase codes for MIPHQLQLKNFLSYGPELQTIDFTNYHLICLTGKNGHGKSALLDAITWAIWGQARKSSGNSKADAGILHLGQNHMMVILEFEVNGQNYRVRREYLQTKSKPFASLDFGIKQADGKLIALTDKTIKDTQEKIDTTIGITYESFVNSTFLRQGQSNEFSKKSPKERKEILAQILQLQKFDEQKKIAISYAKKLNQESVAKCSIQTRIEQELIDLASVKELQLILNENIQTVSSQKKQNDETKAILVEKKQTLLQNIKELELLEIQHSNLKKDLNLTKQEIETIAKKWHETQLAIHSKTDIKSLELESNNLQKSLQVFQESFHKKLQLKEQYLATKEKLSLATSLLEKEFEKKQQELNLLSTKQEEQLKQAVRQEQSETIVLQSLMQELQKSQADILSQQKDLQQIQDQIETGKLIEELFEKNKILYQSLCSQGTYLKQHATKLDQDIEKQSTQECPTCPLCDQNLSNEHKKALNQKLLLESSQAQKSVQEIKEQASLIKLELSTQNEQLKSLKTKQEIMITLSAKVVEHAKQHEKLILQHTLQEKTVTERSKEKKGLQDILSSTMLILEQLKKNHLNAMGSHDFQLLHKQLQEIEFEGKKLSYDPIEHKNIEQKYASLRKTLESTVSDSEIIKHQSDKKAQLFELFNRAQSITDQINLIQEKLEALQQINALSKELCEQELLVEKELSLINSKYQILLLEKGSLEQKEKKQISLNHELEHLIKHIKSVQQELFDYQEIAKALGKDGIQALLIEQAIPEIEHETNLVLARLTNNQTQIFIESLRDLKKGGSRETLDIKISDQFGLRDYELFSGGEAFRIDFALRIGISKLLARRAGTTLQTIFIDEGFGSQDEEGLQLIMDNLYKIQDDFAKIIIVSHLQEMKEQFPVQFVVDKKRSGSVVSVVHQG; via the coding sequence ATGATCCCACACCAACTTCAACTCAAAAATTTTTTAAGCTATGGTCCTGAACTTCAAACTATTGATTTTACCAATTATCATTTAATTTGCCTGACTGGTAAAAATGGCCATGGAAAATCAGCACTCCTTGACGCAATCACATGGGCGATTTGGGGACAAGCAAGAAAATCATCTGGAAATAGTAAGGCTGATGCAGGAATTTTACATCTTGGACAAAACCATATGATGGTGATTTTGGAATTTGAAGTAAATGGTCAAAATTACCGTGTACGACGAGAATATTTACAAACTAAATCTAAGCCATTTGCATCTCTTGATTTTGGAATAAAACAGGCTGATGGCAAACTCATTGCTTTGACAGATAAAACCATAAAAGACACTCAAGAAAAAATAGATACAACCATTGGCATCACCTATGAATCTTTTGTAAATTCAACATTTTTGCGCCAAGGCCAATCCAATGAATTCTCAAAAAAATCACCAAAGGAACGCAAGGAAATTCTTGCACAAATTTTGCAACTGCAAAAGTTTGATGAGCAAAAAAAAATAGCTATTTCCTACGCAAAAAAATTAAATCAAGAATCTGTTGCAAAATGCAGCATTCAAACTCGCATTGAGCAAGAATTAATTGACTTAGCATCGGTTAAAGAATTACAGCTTATTTTAAATGAGAACATCCAAACAGTAAGCTCTCAAAAAAAACAAAATGATGAAACAAAAGCTATTCTTGTAGAAAAAAAACAAACCCTACTACAAAACATAAAAGAGCTTGAGCTGCTTGAAATCCAACATAGCAATTTAAAAAAAGACCTGAATTTAACGAAACAAGAAATAGAAACAATTGCTAAAAAATGGCATGAAACCCAGCTAGCAATACACTCAAAGACTGATATAAAAAGCTTAGAACTCGAGTCAAACAACCTGCAAAAATCATTACAAGTCTTTCAAGAATCTTTTCATAAAAAATTACAGCTCAAAGAACAATATCTTGCAACCAAAGAAAAATTAAGCCTCGCAACAAGCTTGCTAGAAAAAGAGTTTGAAAAGAAACAACAAGAACTTAATCTACTTTCAACAAAACAAGAAGAACAACTAAAACAAGCCGTACGCCAAGAACAATCAGAAACAATCGTCTTGCAAAGTTTAATGCAAGAGCTACAAAAATCTCAGGCTGATATTTTATCACAGCAAAAAGACCTGCAACAAATACAAGATCAAATTGAAACCGGTAAATTAATAGAAGAGCTCTTTGAAAAGAATAAAATATTATACCAAAGCCTTTGTTCGCAAGGAACATACTTAAAACAGCATGCTACAAAGCTTGATCAAGACATAGAAAAGCAATCTACCCAAGAGTGTCCAACCTGTCCTCTCTGCGATCAAAACTTAAGCAATGAGCACAAGAAAGCCTTAAATCAAAAATTGCTACTCGAATCATCTCAGGCTCAAAAATCAGTCCAAGAAATTAAAGAGCAAGCTTCTTTAATAAAATTAGAATTATCTACTCAAAATGAGCAGCTAAAAAGCTTGAAAACAAAACAAGAAATCATGATAACTCTTTCTGCTAAGGTAGTTGAACATGCAAAACAGCATGAAAAATTAATACTCCAACATACTTTACAAGAAAAAACAGTAACAGAACGATCAAAAGAGAAAAAAGGTCTGCAAGATATTTTAAGCTCGACAATGTTAATTTTAGAGCAGCTCAAGAAAAATCATTTAAATGCTATGGGATCTCATGATTTTCAGTTACTGCATAAGCAACTGCAAGAAATTGAATTTGAAGGTAAGAAATTATCATACGATCCTATTGAGCATAAAAACATTGAACAAAAATATGCGTCTTTACGAAAAACATTAGAATCAACTGTGTCAGATTCTGAAATTATCAAACATCAATCAGACAAAAAAGCGCAGCTATTTGAGCTGTTTAATAGAGCTCAATCAATTACCGATCAAATAAACTTGATACAAGAAAAACTAGAAGCCCTTCAACAGATTAATGCATTATCAAAAGAACTTTGCGAGCAAGAATTGCTCGTAGAAAAAGAGCTATCCTTAATCAACTCAAAGTATCAAATACTTCTTCTTGAAAAAGGTTCTTTAGAGCAAAAAGAAAAAAAGCAAATTTCACTCAACCACGAACTTGAACATCTGATAAAACATATAAAAAGCGTCCAACAAGAATTGTTTGATTACCAAGAAATTGCAAAAGCTCTTGGCAAGGATGGCATTCAAGCACTTTTAATCGAACAGGCAATACCTGAAATTGAACATGAAACGAATTTAGTGCTTGCACGGCTTACAAATAATCAAACACAAATCTTTATTGAATCGCTAAGAGATCTTAAAAAAGGTGGTTCTCGAGAAACACTTGATATTAAAATATCAGATCAATTTGGTCTGCGAGACTATGAACTGTTCTCTGGAGGAGAAGCCTTTAGAATTGATTTTGCCTTGCGAATTGGCATATCAAAGCTTCTTGCTCGCCGAGCAGGAACAACACTTCAAACTATATTTATCGATGAAGGATTTGGATCTCAAGACGAAGAAGGCCTTCAATTAATTATGGATAATCTTTATAAAATCCAAGATGATTTTGCAAAAATCATTATTGTTTCACACCTTCAAGAAATGAAAGAACAGTTTCCTGTTCAATTTGTTGTCGACAAAAAAAGATCTGGCAGCGTTGTCTCGGTCGTTCATCAAGGATAA
- a CDS encoding TIM barrel protein, which produces MKDKSLVSSIKNKNNRLVGLHVRLRNGIFDVVQAVEQMQVPIVQSFLLDESGSYVPLFNKTVREFTAKKEELGFLHYVHAAYWSSLVDVGSKEFRSLCKEAHGASRLNSDGIVVHVGATRERLDKKDQVLYVANAVNELLYQVPNITLILENIPHAGRNFGGDLMDFGLLLEHIEQKNRVKFCIDTAHAFVFGYNLTDESGREDFFKLMQDIFTKDQIALLHINDTTEFCGSHIDKHEIPGDGILGQNNLSWFMNHEFCKNIPILMELPASCSDERSLDVLKRVTSWEV; this is translated from the coding sequence TTGAAAGATAAATCTTTGGTTTCTAGCATTAAAAATAAAAATAATCGGCTGGTTGGTTTACATGTTCGACTGAGAAATGGAATTTTTGATGTTGTGCAGGCCGTAGAGCAGATGCAAGTTCCCATTGTTCAAAGTTTTTTATTAGATGAATCTGGTTCGTATGTGCCACTTTTTAATAAAACAGTTCGTGAATTTACTGCTAAAAAAGAAGAATTAGGTTTTTTGCATTATGTCCATGCTGCTTATTGGTCAAGTTTAGTAGATGTTGGAAGCAAGGAATTTAGATCTTTATGCAAAGAAGCTCATGGGGCAAGTCGATTAAATAGTGATGGAATTGTGGTCCATGTTGGAGCAACTCGAGAACGATTAGATAAAAAAGATCAGGTTCTATATGTTGCAAATGCTGTAAATGAGCTTTTATACCAAGTTCCAAACATAACACTTATCCTTGAAAACATTCCGCACGCAGGCCGAAATTTTGGTGGCGATTTAATGGATTTTGGTTTGCTCTTGGAGCACATAGAACAAAAAAATCGTGTTAAGTTTTGCATTGATACGGCACATGCATTTGTTTTTGGATATAATTTAACAGACGAGTCTGGGCGAGAAGACTTCTTTAAGCTTATGCAAGATATATTTACCAAAGATCAAATTGCATTACTTCACATTAATGACACAACTGAATTTTGTGGCTCGCATATAGATAAGCATGAGATTCCTGGAGATGGAATATTGGGGCAAAACAATTTATCATGGTTTATGAATCATGAATTTTGTAAAAACATTCCTATTTTAATGGAATTACCCGCATCTTGCAGTGATGAACGATCTTTAGATGTCCTAAAAAGAGTGACAAGTTGGGAAGTCTAA
- a CDS encoding ribonuclease HI family protein, with protein sequence MENKQLTFLSKDPECLSQKPLDSSWTMHIDGASRNNPGPSGAGFSLMRQEEIVCEQGFFLGQRTNNQAEYFALLIGLFFVHEFMDKKDKLIIYSDSQLLVRQMNRTYKISNPLLKKMQHLAYEMMQGYNVKFCHVYREFNLRADVLANRGIDKNVLLPKRFLDIVSKHEII encoded by the coding sequence ATGGAAAACAAACAACTTACTTTTTTATCTAAAGATCCAGAATGTTTATCTCAAAAGCCTTTGGATAGTAGTTGGACTATGCACATTGATGGTGCGTCTCGTAATAATCCTGGACCTTCTGGTGCAGGATTTTCTTTAATGCGACAAGAAGAAATAGTTTGTGAGCAGGGATTTTTTCTCGGACAAAGAACCAATAATCAAGCAGAGTACTTTGCTTTATTGATTGGTCTTTTTTTTGTTCATGAATTCATGGATAAAAAAGATAAATTAATTATTTATTCTGATTCTCAGTTGCTGGTTCGTCAGATGAATCGTACTTATAAAATAAGCAATCCTCTTTTAAAAAAAATGCAGCATCTTGCATACGAAATGATGCAAGGATACAATGTCAAGTTCTGTCATGTTTATCGAGAGTTTAACCTTCGTGCTGATGTTTTAGCAAATAGAGGAATTGATAAAAATGTTCTTTTGCCTAAAAGGTTTTTAGACATTGTAAGCAAGCATGAAATTATTTAA
- a CDS encoding SpoIID/LytB domain-containing protein: MKLFNMVNKSSKIIKIIALLFRFTSAYAFDVKVLIEKNSSDSSSKDHTVELHCKNGFIISDNTKLSLGYDCSDHNLKIESKNGSLFLNGKPSARKLLYVTPMLSKAHVALLNSYVSNWLKNSYEDLNILAEPLFPLFDQIVVHLGAQDKCNYDLLSLYTKEVAHVFSKDFLSTIASEHSVALETMSDYGEQFFQEQVVSLFIDGLACKELSSKDKKSLKNDPVFRHAFFLAELHHVLQRMLLDFVPALPRKILQQFLQKDVGSIDFKDHSYLGSFVLFQEKKNFYLINSLDIDDYLLSVMHHEGWPGWQHEMNKVFALASRTFLVWHVLFAQKQNKPYHIGNNNQYQTYKGMHNCDKLKKAIEETKDMFISYDGKPAFTEYDICCGGVIPGDMNDCAKVPYLARKYPCTFCSKFKVFSWENSFSYEEVLKRVQKEFPAVKKIVDITVYKKDKAGVARKVLINIGSRKIIITEKKMKSLFPEIKSYCFNLKKDANKKLTIHGKGFGHHRGLCQWGASSLVKDEHWNFVQVLQYYYPGTKLMKLTYQR, from the coding sequence ATGAAATTATTTAACATGGTAAATAAATCATCAAAAATCATTAAAATTATAGCGTTGCTTTTTAGATTCACATCCGCCTATGCTTTTGATGTTAAAGTTTTAATTGAAAAAAACAGTAGTGATTCTAGTTCTAAAGATCATACAGTCGAACTTCATTGTAAAAATGGATTTATCATATCTGATAATACAAAGCTTTCTTTGGGGTATGATTGCTCAGATCATAATTTGAAAATTGAGAGCAAAAATGGTTCGCTTTTTTTGAATGGTAAGCCATCAGCCCGAAAACTTTTATATGTCACTCCAATGCTTTCTAAGGCGCATGTTGCTTTATTAAATTCATATGTTTCAAATTGGCTGAAGAATTCTTATGAGGATTTAAATATTCTTGCAGAGCCATTATTTCCACTGTTTGATCAAATTGTTGTTCATCTTGGGGCTCAGGACAAATGCAACTATGATCTTTTAAGCTTGTATACAAAAGAAGTGGCTCATGTTTTTTCAAAAGATTTTTTAAGCACCATTGCCTCTGAGCATTCTGTAGCCTTAGAAACAATGTCTGACTATGGTGAGCAATTTTTCCAAGAGCAGGTAGTTTCGCTTTTCATAGATGGGTTAGCCTGCAAAGAGTTATCCTCAAAAGATAAAAAAAGTTTGAAAAATGATCCTGTTTTTAGACATGCTTTCTTTTTAGCAGAGTTGCATCATGTTTTACAAAGAATGTTGCTTGATTTTGTTCCAGCTTTACCTCGTAAAATATTGCAGCAGTTTTTACAAAAAGATGTCGGCTCGATTGATTTTAAGGATCATTCATATCTTGGATCCTTTGTCTTGTTTCAAGAAAAAAAGAATTTTTATTTAATAAATAGTTTAGACATTGATGACTATTTGTTATCGGTTATGCATCATGAAGGTTGGCCAGGATGGCAACATGAGATGAATAAAGTATTTGCCTTGGCAAGCAGAACATTTTTAGTCTGGCATGTTCTTTTTGCGCAAAAACAAAATAAGCCATATCACATTGGAAATAATAATCAGTATCAAACATACAAGGGTATGCACAATTGCGACAAATTAAAAAAAGCGATTGAAGAAACGAAAGATATGTTTATTTCATATGATGGAAAACCAGCCTTTACAGAATATGATATTTGTTGTGGAGGAGTGATTCCTGGGGATATGAATGATTGTGCAAAGGTTCCATACCTTGCTCGTAAATATCCATGCACATTCTGTTCAAAGTTTAAAGTTTTTAGTTGGGAAAATAGTTTTTCTTACGAAGAAGTTTTAAAAAGAGTGCAAAAAGAGTTTCCTGCCGTTAAAAAGATTGTAGATATTACCGTTTACAAAAAGGATAAAGCTGGGGTTGCTAGAAAAGTTTTAATTAATATTGGTTCTCGAAAAATAATTATTACAGAAAAGAAAATGAAGTCTTTGTTTCCTGAAATTAAAAGCTATTGTTTTAATTTGAAAAAAGATGCAAATAAAAAATTGACCATTCATGGTAAAGGGTTTGGACACCACAGAGGCCTTTGCCAGTGGGGAGCTTCGTCGCTTGTGAAAGATGAACATTGGAATTTTGTACAAGTTTTGCAATATTATTACCCAGGTACTAAATTAATGAAATTAACCTATCAAAGATAG